The proteins below come from a single Leptospira ellinghausenii genomic window:
- the uvrA gene encoding excinuclease ABC subunit UvrA — MKEENKLSDVDSFIRIRGAREHNLKNLNLDIPRDKLVVITGLSGSGKSSLAFDTIYAEGQRRYVESLSSYARQFLGQMEKPEVDQIEGLSPAISIEQKTTHRNPRSTVGTVTEIYDYLRLLYARVGKPHCPKCGTAISSLSVDQITDRINIFPEGTKLQILAPVIQGKKGEHKEVLERFKKEGFNRVRVNGEVYSLEDEIPLKKNFKADIDIVVDRIVMKPGIQSRLSDSVETALKTADGIVVVEDGEKDHLFSQKLSCPKCDDVSIPELTPRLFSFNSPFGACSNCDGLGALLEFDEALLVTDREASLAEGCIEAWGGSKSNSYWYMATIQALSKKLKFNLNTPWKDLSEKVKNTILYGDSSIHIDYDFRGANSHYEFSRNYEGVIPNLKRRYKETKSDSMRQWFESFMTNHDCDECHGKRLRKEALAVKVQGIGIDAYTGFSIEKALEFTKQSEYKGAEDTISKPILKEILQRLHFLNDVGVGYLNLSRSAGTLSGGEMQRIRLATQIGSRLMGVLYILDEPSIGLHQRDNTKLVQTLKGLRNLGNTVLVVEHDKETMEEADFIVDMGPGAGVHGGEIVAFGTPEQIKKDKHSVTGKFLSGEKRISMPETRRTGNGKFLKINGASHNNLKNIDVSIPLGTLTVVTGVSGSGKSTLINEILYKELASSVMGMKLVPGKHKKILGKEQIDKVINIDQSAIGRTPRSNPATYTGLFTFVRELYSGLEEAKVRGYGPGRFSFNVAGGRCEKCEGDGILKIEMHFLPDIYVECEVCKGKRYNRETLEVKYKGKNISDVLDMTVEEAVVFFENIPNLKRKLDTLMDVGLGYIKLGQAATTFSGGEAQRIKLSTELSKRPTGKTLYILDEPTTGLHFEDIERLLSVLQVLVDKGNSMVIIEHNLDVIKAADYIIDIGPEGGDGGGEVIATGTPEEVVTVKRSFTGQYLKKVLEEEKVLDAKQAKKKGK, encoded by the coding sequence ATGAAAGAGGAAAACAAGCTATCCGATGTGGATTCCTTTATTCGTATTCGTGGCGCTCGTGAACATAACCTAAAAAACCTAAACCTCGACATTCCGAGAGACAAACTTGTGGTCATCACTGGTCTTTCGGGTTCTGGGAAGTCATCTCTTGCTTTTGATACCATCTATGCAGAAGGGCAACGGAGGTATGTGGAATCCCTTTCCAGTTATGCCAGACAATTCCTCGGTCAAATGGAAAAACCAGAAGTAGACCAAATCGAAGGTTTAAGTCCTGCCATCTCCATCGAACAAAAAACCACTCACCGTAACCCTCGTTCGACGGTGGGAACGGTCACAGAAATTTACGATTATTTACGTTTGTTATACGCTCGAGTTGGAAAACCCCATTGTCCAAAATGTGGAACGGCGATCTCCAGTTTATCAGTGGACCAGATCACAGACAGGATCAATATTTTCCCCGAAGGGACCAAATTACAGATCCTTGCGCCTGTCATCCAAGGGAAAAAAGGAGAACACAAAGAAGTCCTGGAACGTTTCAAGAAGGAAGGTTTCAATAGGGTTCGTGTGAATGGAGAAGTGTATTCTCTCGAAGATGAGATTCCTTTAAAGAAAAACTTTAAAGCTGACATCGATATTGTTGTGGATAGGATTGTAATGAAACCTGGGATCCAATCTCGATTGTCGGACTCTGTGGAAACCGCATTAAAAACTGCTGATGGAATTGTTGTTGTAGAAGACGGTGAAAAAGACCATCTCTTTTCCCAAAAACTTTCCTGTCCTAAATGTGATGATGTCAGTATCCCTGAGCTGACACCTAGACTTTTTTCCTTTAACTCTCCGTTTGGTGCCTGTTCCAATTGTGATGGCCTTGGTGCCTTACTTGAGTTTGATGAAGCACTCCTTGTGACAGATAGAGAAGCTTCTCTTGCAGAAGGTTGTATCGAAGCTTGGGGTGGTTCTAAATCCAATTCTTATTGGTATATGGCCACCATACAGGCGTTATCCAAAAAATTGAAATTTAATTTAAATACTCCATGGAAAGATTTATCAGAAAAAGTAAAAAATACAATCCTTTATGGTGATTCTTCCATCCATATTGATTATGATTTTCGGGGTGCCAATTCTCATTATGAATTTTCTCGTAATTATGAAGGTGTGATTCCAAATCTAAAACGCCGATACAAAGAAACCAAATCAGATTCCATGCGCCAATGGTTTGAATCCTTTATGACAAACCATGATTGTGATGAGTGCCATGGAAAACGACTTCGGAAAGAAGCACTTGCTGTTAAGGTGCAAGGGATTGGGATTGATGCCTATACGGGTTTTTCCATTGAAAAGGCACTTGAATTTACAAAACAATCAGAATACAAAGGTGCAGAAGACACTATCTCCAAACCCATTCTAAAAGAGATCTTACAAAGGTTACATTTCTTAAATGATGTGGGAGTCGGATATCTGAATCTCAGTCGTTCTGCAGGTACTTTGTCTGGGGGAGAGATGCAACGAATCCGCCTCGCCACTCAAATTGGATCTCGGCTTATGGGTGTTCTTTATATCTTAGATGAACCGTCCATTGGCCTCCACCAAAGAGACAATACAAAACTTGTACAAACCTTAAAGGGACTTCGCAATTTAGGAAATACTGTCCTCGTCGTGGAACATGACAAAGAAACCATGGAAGAAGCCGATTTTATCGTGGATATGGGGCCTGGTGCTGGTGTCCACGGTGGGGAAATAGTTGCTTTTGGAACTCCCGAACAAATCAAAAAAGACAAACATTCGGTTACTGGAAAATTTTTATCGGGTGAGAAACGAATCTCCATGCCAGAAACAAGAAGAACTGGGAATGGGAAATTTTTAAAAATCAATGGCGCTTCGCATAACAACCTAAAGAATATTGATGTATCTATTCCGCTTGGAACTTTAACTGTTGTTACAGGAGTTTCTGGTTCTGGAAAATCCACTTTGATCAATGAAATTCTCTATAAGGAACTGGCAAGTTCCGTGATGGGAATGAAACTTGTTCCCGGGAAACATAAAAAAATATTAGGGAAAGAACAAATTGATAAGGTGATTAACATTGACCAGTCGGCCATCGGAAGGACACCACGGTCTAATCCAGCCACTTATACTGGTCTTTTTACCTTTGTGCGTGAACTCTATAGTGGGTTAGAAGAAGCAAAAGTAAGGGGATATGGGCCCGGTCGTTTTAGTTTCAATGTGGCTGGTGGAAGGTGTGAAAAATGTGAAGGAGATGGGATCTTAAAAATTGAAATGCATTTCCTTCCAGATATTTATGTGGAATGTGAAGTATGTAAAGGCAAACGATACAACCGCGAAACATTGGAAGTAAAATACAAAGGGAAAAATATTTCCGATGTTTTGGATATGACCGTGGAAGAGGCAGTTGTGTTTTTTGAAAACATTCCGAATCTCAAACGAAAATTAGACACCCTTATGGATGTAGGTCTTGGGTACATCAAACTTGGACAAGCAGCCACAACCTTTTCGGGAGGGGAAGCACAAAGGATCAAACTTTCCACAGAACTTTCAAAACGCCCAACAGGAAAAACTCTCTATATTTTAGATGAACCAACAACAGGTCTCCATTTTGAGGATATTGAAAGGTTATTGTCCGTATTGCAGGTATTAGTGGATAAAGGAAATTCCATGGTCATTATTGAACACAATTTGGATGTGATCAAAGCTGCTGATTACATCATCGACATTGGTCCAGAAGGGGGAGATGGTGGTGGTGAAGTCATTGCCACAGGAACTCCGGAAGAGGTAGTGACCGTCAAACGTTCGTTTACGGGTCAATACCTGAAAAAAGTTTTAGAAGAAGAAAAGGTTCTTGATGCCAAACAGGCAAAGAAAAAGGGAAAATAA
- a CDS encoding S49 family peptidase: protein MFRILFLILFLPFRLLYLIYLRLSLLFQRGREVYELEMPPRFEDSYKSYFVKKLQGKEETITRLELLILLATIRKNPKIKSLDINLPPLEWTLSEFYEIRNELMAIRDSGKTIRMFAKEGGLGTLLLLTVANETFLAPESEFTLMLPSAEPMFFGKFLKTWGIEVQAFASGPYKSFAESFTRGEFSKEAKKNLESLILNLRAVILEALTGGKKSLEALFYKPMLSADDLISAGVIQGIKTETEFFSEDRKLYSPSFPVLYQAVKDFSLIPKRKLEVVVLPIDGNITGGDYLHKNRENGKIEAFSLIPTLQALAEDKKTKAVILEISSPGGSAFYSEQIHQEILELKKTKLVTAYFKDTVASGGYYIATATDHITASPVCITGSIGAVSIRANLQKLYKKFQLNKEAVGFYPFRDIHSEFQPLSKQSILYLESQIKKIEALFYRRVSEGRNISLETLPKIGMGRVYLPTTENKIVDSLGGLLDAIKHVKEKLGGKAIYVTEELPAYNLKNKIPLLGGLFTELKLLESLGEVSLLSHTKLHWKNRR, encoded by the coding sequence GTGTTTCGAATTCTTTTTTTGATTCTTTTTTTGCCCTTTCGCCTTTTGTACTTAATCTATCTACGTCTAAGCCTCCTTTTCCAAAGAGGCCGTGAAGTGTATGAATTGGAAATGCCACCTAGGTTTGAGGACTCATACAAATCCTATTTTGTCAAAAAACTGCAAGGGAAAGAAGAAACCATCACAAGATTGGAACTTCTCATATTACTCGCAACCATCCGAAAAAATCCAAAAATCAAATCACTTGATATCAATTTGCCTCCATTAGAATGGACACTTTCTGAGTTTTATGAAATCAGAAACGAACTAATGGCCATCCGGGATTCTGGGAAAACCATTCGGATGTTTGCCAAAGAAGGTGGCCTTGGAACATTACTGTTACTCACAGTCGCAAATGAAACTTTCCTCGCTCCGGAATCCGAATTTACTTTGATGCTACCGAGCGCCGAACCTATGTTTTTTGGTAAATTCTTAAAAACATGGGGAATTGAAGTGCAGGCCTTTGCCTCAGGCCCCTATAAGTCCTTTGCAGAAAGTTTTACTCGCGGCGAATTTTCAAAAGAGGCAAAAAAGAATTTAGAATCACTCATTCTAAATCTACGTGCCGTGATTTTAGAAGCTCTCACAGGCGGAAAAAAATCCTTAGAAGCCCTTTTTTACAAACCGATGTTATCCGCAGATGATTTGATTTCCGCAGGTGTCATCCAAGGGATAAAAACTGAAACTGAATTTTTTAGTGAAGATCGAAAACTTTATTCTCCTAGTTTCCCCGTTCTTTACCAAGCCGTAAAAGATTTTTCACTGATTCCAAAGAGAAAATTGGAAGTAGTTGTACTGCCAATTGATGGAAACATTACTGGTGGAGACTACTTACATAAAAATAGAGAAAATGGTAAAATTGAAGCCTTTTCTCTGATTCCCACACTACAGGCATTAGCTGAAGATAAAAAAACCAAAGCCGTCATCTTAGAAATTTCCTCTCCTGGAGGTTCGGCTTTTTATTCCGAACAAATCCACCAAGAAATCTTAGAATTAAAAAAAACAAAATTAGTGACTGCATACTTTAAAGATACAGTAGCAAGTGGTGGGTATTATATAGCAACTGCCACAGACCATATCACTGCATCCCCTGTATGCATTACAGGTTCCATTGGTGCTGTAAGCATCCGAGCTAATTTACAAAAATTATACAAGAAGTTTCAATTGAATAAGGAAGCTGTTGGTTTTTATCCTTTCCGGGACATCCATTCCGAATTCCAACCACTTTCCAAACAAAGTATTTTGTATTTAGAATCCCAAATCAAAAAAATAGAAGCCTTGTTTTACCGCCGAGTTTCGGAAGGTAGGAATATCTCCCTTGAGACCCTACCTAAAATTGGAATGGGAAGGGTGTATTTACCGACAACGGAAAATAAGATTGTCGATTCACTTGGTGGACTACTCGATGCAATCAAACATGTCAAAGAGAAGTTAGGTGGAAAGGCGATTTATGTTACCGAAGAATTGCCAGCCTACAATCTAAAAAATAAAATTCCATTACTCGGTGGACTATTCACTGAATTAAAGCTTTTGGAATCTCTTGGTGAGGTGTCTCTTCTTTCTCATACCAAACTCCATTGGAAAAACAGAAGGTAA
- a CDS encoding L-threonylcarbamoyladenylate synthase, giving the protein MKTLISSDVRLLADLIRKGGVVVFPTETVFGIGASSFNEEACKRIYKIKGRPSDNPLIAHFSSIEGIKSVCEVSEVAERLLCEFAPGPITLVLPKKNPNIFPKEMPTLAVRIPKNPVIREWIEECGSPISAPSANLSGRPSLTRMTDALRYFDGIVDGILVAEEPNLGIESTVVGLYEDPPVLLRPGSIESDQLKLFLPNLVLPNVITKSGEFIPPSPGMKYKHYSPQAHVKLLPSETFVSEFLQCGKDSKTAWIGFSFGPTVDDDKPTHKIDPIRMKLVSSNWEYSSALYAFFESCDQLGMETIYCEEPREKSGKEGLLNRLQKASEAN; this is encoded by the coding sequence ATGAAAACACTTATCTCTTCGGATGTTCGTTTGCTTGCGGACCTCATCCGAAAGGGAGGAGTAGTAGTTTTTCCTACAGAAACAGTATTTGGGATCGGTGCTTCTAGTTTTAACGAAGAGGCCTGCAAACGTATCTACAAAATCAAAGGGAGACCCAGTGACAACCCTCTCATTGCTCATTTTTCTTCCATTGAAGGCATCAAGTCTGTATGTGAAGTGAGTGAAGTTGCCGAACGATTGTTATGCGAATTTGCACCAGGACCCATTACACTTGTCCTTCCTAAAAAAAATCCCAATATTTTTCCAAAAGAGATGCCAACCCTTGCGGTTCGGATTCCAAAGAATCCAGTCATCCGTGAGTGGATTGAGGAATGTGGCTCACCAATATCCGCACCTTCTGCCAATTTATCGGGAAGACCCTCTCTAACTCGTATGACTGATGCTCTACGTTATTTTGATGGGATTGTGGATGGAATTTTAGTGGCTGAGGAACCAAATTTAGGAATCGAATCTACTGTGGTTGGGTTGTATGAAGATCCTCCGGTTTTGTTACGGCCAGGTTCCATAGAGTCAGACCAACTCAAACTTTTTTTGCCAAATTTGGTTTTGCCAAATGTAATTACAAAAAGTGGAGAGTTTATTCCACCTAGTCCAGGGATGAAGTACAAACACTATTCTCCCCAAGCGCATGTAAAACTCCTTCCTTCCGAAACATTCGTTTCGGAGTTTCTCCAATGTGGGAAGGATTCCAAAACAGCTTGGATTGGTTTTTCTTTTGGACCAACGGTGGACGACGACAAGCCAACGCATAAAATCGATCCCATTAGAATGAAACTGGTTTCTTCTAACTGGGAATATAGCTCTGCACTCTATGCTTTTTTTGAATCTTGTGACCAACTGGGTATGGAGACTATCTATTGTGAAGAACCTAGGGAAAAATCAGGCAAAGAAGGCCTTCTCAATCGTTTGCAGAAAGCCTCAGAAGCGAACTAA
- a CDS encoding glycosyl hydrolase family 18 protein produces MSESQSPNAPKRPLSNVAKYSLLFASWFFLSAISFYLGMNLMQNSGSTLVLKDLPKTGNTNPSVVEASTPSLGTPSEMETGEKKETKDPVTVEEEVVETPNFVPDENVSFRSSAWSTDWTAMKKTVHLYNEIHPFIYTMKGGLSNNGELISSWSSTSRKERVLELRALNPKVKIIPTIFRWENPKEKIQENIGMGGRNDIRDHHIQVIVNEIMTYGYDGIDIDYEGMSCDKKEKFEEFFALLAKEVHKKGKLISVAVHPKTPAEKSKKKELQCRGLSKPIHLDFRENWRGPTTHDYEFLAKHADRVKIMAYELHPRKYHNPGPGPQAPNVWLKDIITYAKKRVPTHKLYMAIPTYGYDWALNCKSSAKAIYHSDAQRIKSGTHKNRQPTDINRILNEENKVASWRNLSKFSDIHKNRAYEDPSLWYTSGGCDRVAFYMNRRAFEEKMTLLRKYDLGGFSFWQLVTDNDPEINVYLSKLVQGQLPPVEKAKDEEEPKEETTIENLDPKEALKVSNSQTKSKTKTKQF; encoded by the coding sequence ATGTCTGAATCACAATCCCCTAATGCCCCAAAACGTCCACTCTCGAATGTGGCGAAGTATTCGTTATTATTTGCCTCTTGGTTCTTTTTATCTGCCATTTCGTTTTATTTGGGAATGAATCTCATGCAAAATTCAGGCTCCACTTTGGTTTTGAAAGACCTTCCTAAAACGGGAAATACAAACCCAAGTGTAGTGGAAGCATCCACTCCATCTCTCGGCACTCCTTCTGAAATGGAGACGGGAGAGAAAAAGGAAACAAAAGATCCTGTTACCGTGGAAGAAGAAGTTGTGGAAACACCAAACTTCGTTCCAGATGAGAATGTAAGTTTTCGTTCTTCCGCTTGGTCCACTGACTGGACGGCGATGAAAAAAACAGTTCACCTCTATAATGAAATCCATCCGTTTATCTACACAATGAAAGGTGGGCTTTCCAATAACGGGGAACTCATTTCCAGTTGGTCAAGTACTTCCCGAAAGGAACGAGTGTTAGAACTCCGTGCCCTGAATCCAAAAGTCAAAATCATCCCTACCATTTTCCGTTGGGAAAATCCAAAAGAAAAAATCCAAGAGAACATTGGTATGGGCGGACGAAATGACATCCGTGACCACCACATCCAAGTAATTGTGAATGAAATTATGACCTATGGCTATGATGGAATCGACATCGATTACGAAGGGATGTCTTGCGATAAAAAAGAAAAGTTCGAAGAATTTTTTGCCCTCCTAGCAAAGGAAGTCCACAAAAAAGGAAAACTCATTTCTGTAGCAGTTCACCCAAAAACCCCTGCAGAAAAATCAAAGAAAAAAGAACTTCAATGCCGTGGACTTTCTAAACCAATCCACTTAGACTTCCGTGAAAATTGGAGAGGGCCAACTACCCATGATTATGAATTCCTTGCGAAACACGCAGACCGTGTGAAAATTATGGCCTATGAACTCCACCCAAGGAAATACCATAACCCAGGTCCAGGTCCCCAAGCACCTAACGTATGGTTAAAAGACATCATCACTTACGCTAAAAAAAGAGTCCCAACTCACAAACTCTATATGGCGATTCCAACATATGGATACGACTGGGCACTCAATTGTAAGTCATCTGCGAAAGCAATTTACCATTCTGATGCACAAAGGATTAAATCCGGAACACATAAAAACCGCCAACCCACGGATATCAACCGCATCTTAAATGAGGAAAATAAAGTAGCAAGTTGGAGAAACCTATCAAAGTTTTCTGACATTCATAAAAACCGAGCCTATGAAGATCCATCCTTATGGTACACTAGCGGTGGTTGTGACAGAGTCGCGTTTTATATGAACAGGCGGGCCTTTGAAGAAAAAATGACCCTGCTCCGTAAGTATGATTTGGGTGGATTTTCGTTCTGGCAACTTGTGACAGATAATGACCCTGAGATCAATGTGTATCTGAGTAAACTCGTCCAAGGGCAACTCCCACCTGTAGAAAAAGCAAAAGACGAAGAGGAACCAAAAGAAGAAACAACGATCGAAAATTTGGATCCCAAAGAAGCTTTAAAAGTTTCCAATTCTCAAACCAAATCTAAAACAAAAACCAAACAGTTTTAA
- a CDS encoding queuosine precursor transporter, whose translation MNALKQKPVILYTVLLSFFLTFLLLAELTGSKLFFAFGFTMTMGVIPFPVTFIITDLLNEYFGRKVVRATTFLGMFMIGFAYLLIVIDIQIPASPDSPIDDASFERVFANSGLVILGSIIAYIIGQMIDLHTFHFLRKKTKGKHIWLRATGSTVISQLIDSFVVIFIALGKYHPVPKLVSIASTNFLYKMGVAILITPVLYAIHIYIDRYLGMSLKEQMFKEAMEEEGYESSIQPG comes from the coding sequence ATGAATGCCTTAAAACAAAAACCGGTGATCCTTTATACTGTCTTACTCAGTTTTTTTCTAACGTTTTTACTGCTTGCGGAACTGACGGGTAGTAAATTATTTTTTGCCTTTGGGTTTACCATGACAATGGGGGTTATCCCATTTCCTGTTACGTTTATCATCACGGATTTACTCAATGAATACTTTGGGCGTAAGGTTGTACGAGCCACAACCTTTCTTGGGATGTTCATGATAGGATTTGCCTACTTATTGATTGTCATCGATATACAAATTCCGGCAAGCCCTGATTCTCCCATTGATGATGCCTCCTTTGAACGAGTGTTTGCCAATTCAGGCCTTGTGATCCTTGGTTCCATCATTGCTTACATAATCGGACAGATGATTGACTTACATACCTTTCATTTTCTACGAAAAAAAACGAAGGGGAAACACATTTGGTTGCGGGCTACGGGTTCCACTGTGATCTCACAACTCATTGACTCTTTTGTTGTGATCTTCATTGCCCTCGGAAAGTACCACCCAGTTCCAAAACTTGTATCGATTGCTAGTACCAATTTTTTATACAAAATGGGGGTTGCGATTCTCATCACACCGGTATTGTATGCCATCCACATTTACATTGATCGTTACCTAGGGATGAGTTTAAAAGAACAAATGTTCAAAGAGGCGATGGAAGAAGAAGGTTATGAATCTTCCATCCAACCAGGGTAA
- a CDS encoding glycerophosphodiester phosphodiesterase, which yields MFKPRFERLQSLLGKTPVNIGHRGARGLAPENTLVSFLVGSDSTHYFELDTMLCGSGELVVIHDFTVDRTTDGEGKVAEIPYRQLAELDAGGFFSEDFEGEQIPTLSQIIQTLPENTVFDIELKSEGKREEQENLAKAVVKLIRKFQLQNRIWVSSFDWELVDLVRKEEPEVLRGLLIEKGESLNERYMDFEPDLILPHFSACSKEFVSKCNSESLLVIPYTPNTEEEWNSLIEAGVSGLITDYPDRLAQFLAK from the coding sequence ATGTTCAAACCAAGGTTCGAACGTTTACAATCACTCCTAGGAAAAACTCCTGTCAATATCGGACATAGAGGGGCAAGGGGCCTTGCTCCTGAGAATACGCTCGTATCCTTTCTTGTTGGATCAGACTCCACCCATTATTTTGAGTTGGATACCATGTTATGTGGATCAGGGGAACTAGTTGTCATCCATGATTTTACTGTCGATCGCACAACAGATGGGGAGGGAAAGGTGGCTGAAATCCCCTATCGTCAGTTAGCCGAACTGGATGCAGGTGGATTTTTCTCCGAGGATTTTGAAGGTGAACAAATTCCAACCTTATCTCAAATCATACAAACTTTACCTGAAAACACAGTGTTTGATATAGAACTGAAAAGTGAAGGCAAAAGAGAAGAACAAGAAAATTTAGCAAAAGCAGTTGTCAAACTCATCCGTAAGTTCCAATTACAAAATCGAATTTGGGTGAGTAGTTTTGATTGGGAACTTGTAGACTTAGTTCGAAAAGAAGAACCGGAAGTTTTACGTGGTTTACTCATTGAAAAGGGAGAATCGCTAAACGAACGTTATATGGACTTTGAACCAGATTTGATCCTTCCCCATTTTTCGGCGTGTTCCAAGGAATTTGTATCAAAATGTAATTCAGAGTCCTTACTTGTAATTCCGTATACTCCCAATACGGAAGAAGAATGGAATTCTCTCATAGAAGCAGGTGTATCGGGTCTTATCACGGACTATCCAGATCGTTTGGCTCAGTTTTTAGCAAAATAA
- a CDS encoding VOC family protein: MPEQNVSRNKTLNLYSINLAGGENCSEPLHFYQSILGGKVLKESFGHAELELQSGLRIVFSKETEHCPVRGGTLTLHMSQNDPIDRILSHCQLLQDVPTQGYSLYEDHWGNWIWLYFAKN, encoded by the coding sequence ATGCCAGAACAAAATGTGTCTCGTAACAAAACGTTAAACCTCTATTCAATCAATTTAGCTGGTGGAGAAAATTGTTCCGAACCATTGCACTTCTACCAATCCATTTTAGGTGGCAAAGTTCTGAAAGAAAGTTTTGGTCATGCGGAACTAGAATTGCAGTCGGGTTTACGGATTGTTTTTTCGAAAGAGACGGAACATTGCCCTGTGCGGGGAGGAACCCTCACACTACATATGAGTCAAAATGACCCAATAGACAGAATTCTTTCCCATTGCCAATTATTACAAGACGTGCCAACCCAAGGGTATTCCTTATATGAAGACCATTGGGGGAATTGGATCTGGCTTTATTTTGCTAAAAACTGA
- a CDS encoding 2-isopropylmalate synthase, with amino-acid sequence MIWKEMEDYVRIFDTTLRDGEQCPGAAMSEDEKVEIAGHLARMKVDIIEAGFPVSSPVQFKAVERIAREIEGPTICGLARALRPDLEAARDALKPAKSKRIHTFIASSPIHMKHKLGKSPSEVLEMARIAVRMAKDFVPDVEFSPEDATRSEWEFLRELVEAVIEEGATTINIPDTVGYTTPQEYMDLFRFLKTKVKGADKVIFSAHCHNDLGLAVANSLATVLAGGRQIECTINGIGERAGNTAMEEVVMALKTRKDTFGVETNIDSTLITRGSHLVKTITGMVVQPNKAIVGANAFAHESGIHQDGVIKNRQTYEIMTPESVGLKSNRMVLGRHSGRAGFKDRIIRMGFDPKPEEIDNAYNRFLEIADKKKEVFDEDIAALFQSEISRSQVDETYRLISFEQNTGSDKTPFAKVNLQIKGETKVGEAKGDGPVDSIFKAISSVTGLSPLLSRLVISPVTEGTDAMAEASVTLEDGERRVVGKGDSTDIIEACAKAYINALNRL; translated from the coding sequence ATGATCTGGAAGGAGATGGAAGATTACGTACGGATTTTTGATACGACTTTGAGGGACGGAGAGCAGTGCCCTGGGGCTGCTATGAGCGAAGACGAAAAAGTAGAAATTGCAGGTCACCTTGCCAGGATGAAAGTAGATATCATTGAAGCAGGATTCCCCGTTTCTTCCCCAGTCCAGTTCAAAGCTGTAGAACGGATTGCCCGTGAAATTGAAGGTCCCACCATTTGTGGCCTTGCCCGAGCCCTCCGCCCCGATTTAGAAGCGGCAAGAGACGCACTAAAACCAGCAAAATCCAAACGCATACATACATTCATTGCTTCTTCTCCCATTCATATGAAACACAAACTCGGAAAATCACCTTCCGAAGTTTTAGAGATGGCAAGGATTGCCGTTCGGATGGCAAAAGACTTTGTCCCCGATGTAGAATTTTCACCAGAAGATGCAACAAGATCAGAATGGGAATTCTTACGTGAGTTAGTTGAGGCTGTGATCGAAGAAGGGGCAACCACTATCAACATCCCAGATACTGTTGGTTATACGACCCCTCAAGAATACATGGATCTGTTTCGTTTTTTAAAAACAAAGGTGAAAGGGGCAGACAAAGTCATTTTTTCTGCCCATTGTCATAATGACCTTGGCCTTGCCGTTGCCAACTCCCTTGCCACTGTCCTTGCGGGTGGAAGACAAATTGAATGTACCATCAATGGAATTGGTGAACGAGCAGGTAACACAGCCATGGAAGAAGTGGTCATGGCATTAAAAACGAGAAAAGATACCTTTGGTGTGGAAACAAACATTGATTCCACTCTCATCACACGTGGTTCTCATTTAGTAAAAACAATCACTGGTATGGTAGTACAACCTAACAAAGCAATTGTGGGAGCCAATGCCTTTGCCCATGAATCTGGAATCCACCAAGATGGTGTGATCAAAAACCGACAAACTTACGAAATCATGACACCAGAATCAGTAGGATTAAAATCCAACAGAATGGTACTTGGTCGTCATTCTGGTAGAGCTGGGTTTAAAGACAGAATCATCCGTATGGGATTTGATCCCAAACCAGAAGAAATTGACAATGCATACAATCGCTTCTTGGAAATTGCAGATAAAAAAAAGGAGGTTTTTGATGAAGACATCGCTGCTCTTTTCCAATCTGAAATAAGCCGTTCCCAAGTGGATGAAACCTACCGACTGATTTCCTTTGAACAAAATACTGGTTCTGACAAAACACCATTTGCAAAGGTAAACTTACAAATCAAAGGTGAAACGAAAGTTGGGGAAGCAAAAGGTGATGGACCTGTAGATAGTATCTTTAAGGCCATAAGTTCCGTAACAGGGCTTTCCCCCCTCCTATCTAGACTTGTGATTTCACCAGTCACAGAAGGAACCGATGCGATGGCGGAAGCCTCAGTCACATTGGAGGACGGCGAACGTCGGGTTGTGGGCAAAGGCGATTCTACAGATATCATTGAAGCATGTGCCAAGGCATACATCAATGCTTTGAATCGGTTGTAG